The genomic DNA TGAGTCGCAGTAAGTTATCAATTACAGTTGATGTTTCAGTATTTTGGGATTCTGCAAATAAACGATATACGAGAGTAAAATTACCCGTACAAATTTCTTCTGTTAGAAAATATTTGCCTAACAAGTTATGAGGATAGATTAACATTTCTTTCTTGATTACCTGGATCGATCTCTATTATACAAATATACAAAAAATTTGTGAAAAAGTAGTGAATTTACCTGTTTTATAGGGGATTGCAGGCAAACAATGTACAATTTTAATTGATTACCAAATAGTTATTGAGCTATTTAATGTCGATTATTTACCTGCACCTAATTACGCATTTTTAGTTTTGATTGGCAGATAAATTGTAAATGCAGTACCTTCTCCTGGCTGAGAAGCACAATCGATCGAACCGCCATGTTTTTCCACGACGATTTGGCGGGCGATCGCCAATCCCAATCCCGTCCCTTTCCCCACTGCTTTGGTAGTAAATAAATGGTCGAAAATCTTGCTTTTAACTTCCTCTGACATTCCCCGACCATTATCGGCAATCGCGATTTTTACCTGCTCTTTTTCGGCATACGTAGTAATTGTAATCAGGTTAGGTTTGGCTTTGATTTCTGCAAAGCTTCGACCGATATTTGATTCATCTATAGCATCGATAGCATTCGCAATAATATTCATAAAAACCTGATTTATTTGTCCTGGAAAACACTCGATTCGAGGTAAATCACCATAGTTGGTAATCACTTTAATTGCCGGACGTTGCTCGTTCGTTTTGAGACGATGTTTGAGAATTAAAATAGTGCTATCAATACCTTCATGAAGGTTAAATGGTACTTTGTAATCTTGGTCAGAACGCGAGAAAATGCGGAGTGAAGTGCTGATGTTACGGAGGCGATCGCAACCCAATTGCATCGAATCAATAATTTTGGTCACATCTTCAATAAGATATTCTAGATCGATCTCTTCCGCATGGTCGGCAATTTCGGCAGCAGAGGCTTGGGTGCGATACAAATTTAAATGTTCCACTAAGTCTCGCACCGAGGATTTAGTTCCGTTCAAATTGCCGGAAATAAAGCCAACTGGGTTATTAATTTCATGTGCGACACCAGCAACTAAGTTTCCCAATGCTGACATTTTTTCGCTTTGAATCATTTGCAATTGGGTTTGCTGCAAGTCATGTAAAGCTTGTTCTAGCTGTTGGGAATATTGCTGCGATCGCTCGTACAGTCTCGCATTTTCTAGAGAAATAGCTGCTTGAGCGCTGAGTAAATTTAGTAGTTGCACTCGCTCATTATTAAACGCCCCCATTGCTAAATTATTTTCTAGATACAAAACCCCCAGCAACTTTCCTTGATGTAAAATCGGACTACACAAAATACTCTTGGTTTGTTGTTGCTGAATATATGATTCATTAATTAATTGCGGATGAATTGTAGCATCAGAAATTACTACTGGTTTTAAGGAGCGTTTCACGGTATTAATCAACCCCAATGGGATGTCGATCGACTCTTCAACTGGCTGTCGAGTCGTAACTATGGAAAACCGATCGACCTCGGAATTTTCATCGTTATTTAGCTCCAGTTTTGCTAATCCCCGCACCAGTAAATTACCGGATTCGGAAAGCATTAATACGCACTTATCAGCCCCCGCATTTTCGATCTCGATCGAAAGTAATGATGAAAGTAGTTTTTCCAGTTCGATTTCACCTGAGATAGTTTGGGAAGCTTTGAGAATGGTAGCTAAATCGAGAGAATCAGAGATACTGCTAGAGGAACTGGTCGAAGTTACCTTTGCCGTTGCAAAGACAGTTTCATTAACCGAAAGGGTGGAACGCTTCTGCTGAAGGATGGGTGCTAGCAGTTGTGAGTAGCGAGTTTCCAGATTAAGGCATTGACACCGAGCCATCGGTCGCCATCAGGAATTGATACACTACCCCAGGAACGTTATCTACTAGATGATGGAAGCGGGTTTGGGCAATTTTCAATTCATTTAGCGATCGCTCTAGCTGTTGGGCATATTCCTGAGAACGTTGATAAAGGCGGGCATTTTCTAGAGAAATGGCGGCTTGAGCGCAAAGTAGATTCAGGATTTCTACCCGATCGCTCGTAAATACTCCCGTTGCTAAATTATTTTCTAGATATAAAATGCCTAACAACTTCCCTTGGTGTAAAATTGGGCTGCACAAAACACTTTTAGGTTGCTGACGAATAATATAGGAATCGTTGGCTAAAATTGGCTCTGCTGTCGCATCCACTAGCACCGCAGTCTGCTTGTTGTGCTTGACTTTGTAAATTAGCTTGTGGGGAATTTCTTGACTATCTTCCACCGGAATACTCTGCAATACTACTGGGTTTGTTCCCTGAGTAATTGAGCCTTTAATCAGCAGGTGCGAGTCTTGCCACAGCATTAATACGCATTTATCAGCCCCAGCATTTTCAATGACGATTTCAAGCAACGATGACAGGAGTTTTTCTAGTTCGATTTCGCTGGAGATAGTTTGGGAAGCTTTGAGAATGGTAGCTAAATCTAAAGCCACAGAAGCACTACTACTGGATGTAGCGGAACTCGTGTAGGTGACATTTCCCAAAGCAGATATAGTTTCGTGAGTTGAGATAGTCAAACGAGTTTGCTGTAATATGGGAGCGAGTAATTGGGGATAGCGTTGTTCTAAATCTGCTACTTTCGCTTTTGCTCCCCAACGGGCATAACCATAATATGCTTCCTGCATATAACCTGCGGCAACTTTCTCTTTTCCCCAAGCAAGGTAAAATTTGGCGGCTAATTCGTTGGCTAAAGCTTCTTCTTGGATATACCCATTGGCTTTAGCACCGGAAATAGCGCGATCGTAGTAATCTGCGGCTGCATAATTTTGACCCCACACCTGTTGCTTTTCTGCCTCGATTAAATCCACCTTATGTTGGTGATTCATGGGTGCCTGATATGCAAATTGAGCCAGAGTCGTTTGATGGGTTTGGGCAATTGTCAGAATTTCACTTTGCTCCTGTTCTGATTGACTCGGTAAGTATGTCAAATGAGTCAGGGCTGCATAAAAATAGAAAATAGGTACAAAAAATGAGCCTGATACTGCCACTATGTGCGACTGTGCTTGAGCCACATAATTAATTGCATCTCGATAATCACCAAAATAGTAAGCCAGCAATAACTTATAGATATATGCTTCAGCGATAGCTGTTCCATCCCGATCCTGCTGGTGCTGAGGCAGCATCACTGTTTCATTGTAAAAATTTCCAGTTAAACAATGTGGTTGACTAACTATCTCAATAAAATTTTCTGCTGTTTGTTGTCCCAAATTTATATAAGCTTGAGCAGAATATTGTTTAACCTGAGCTAAAGCTACACTATAGATAGCCATATCTTTGACAAAATCACTCAATTCTCCACCGCTAAAAAATCGAGAATTGCTGTGGGTAGCCAAGGAAAAGCCAGCGTGCATAAAATCACCAGTTTCTATCCCTGCATCGAAAGCTATTTTCAAGGTTTGGATTGAGTTATTCAATGGCTCTTTATGGGGTTGGATAAAGTTGCCAAATAGAAACATAACGATGGGCTTAATCTCTGGGGTGTTAAACTTTTCCAGTAAATTTAAAGCAACTTTGCCAAAAGCATAGCCTGTAGCTGGATCTGCTAAGAAGGCAGACATTACTAGTCCGTGCAGGGCATACCCGATAGTTGATGATACTGTATTCCCTGATTGCAGAGATAGACTGACCATCTGAGAACTTAGCAAGGGTAATAAACCAGGCATACCCTGAATCACTGGTGAAAATAAGATACCCATAATGTGCATTGCCGCCTGGGTAATACCATCATTAGTGACTGGTAAATCGACCAATGTTTCTACTGGAATATTTTCCAACTGGGTACTGAGGGTTTGTAGGGCTTTACCAATCTCGGTTTCATTCGCTTCTTCGGGTAGTTCAACTCCCAATTGGCATAAAGCTGTTCTGCCCACAGCGATCGCTTCTAAGACATGACTTTGTAAAGTTTTGGCAGCTATTTGAATTTCGTAAATTTTTACACGATCGAGAACTGTTTGCGCTTGCTGCAATACCAATGCTGCTTGCTGTTCCATCCCCTGAAAGTCGCCATTCAAATAACTGACTTCGGTAGATGTAAGATACAGATTTAAAGTCAATTCATATTGCTCTTGCCAACAGTTGCTTTCTAATAGATTAATTCCTATTTGTAAATAAGTTCTTGCTGCTGGATAGGCTGTAGAATTTCTCGCCTTAACTCCGGCTTGCAAATTGAGTTGAGCTAATTTTTGGCGATCGCTTGGTTGACTAATTAGGCATTTTCCTAAATTCAAATGCCCAACAATATCAAACAATTTTTCCTGCTTTTCTATTTCTGAATAATTCCTTAGTAGTAATTCTCCAATATTGAGATGAGTTGAGGTTTTCTGCTCATCGGAAATCAAAGAATAAGCTGCTTGTTGAACGCGATCGTGTATAAATTTGTAGCCAACAATCTGTAGATTTTCTGATAATTTTACAAAAGTTTTTTGACCAACATAAAACTTATAAACATTACCAATTGGGACAATCAACCCTTCTTGTAATGCTTTCCATAAACAAGCTGCTGTCTCAATTTCGGATTGTTCAGAAACAATTGCTAAAGTGGCTAAATCAAAAGAGTTACCAATACAAGCAGCCAGTTTGATGACTTCTTGAGTTGATGGCGGCAGTTTCCGCAATTGCAGACTCATAAAAGTTACAACGTCATCTGTAACTGATTGCATTGTCACTTCGGAAATATCGCATTGCCAACAGCCTAATTCAAAATCAAATTTAATCAGTCCATCTTGATGTAATGCTTTGAGAAACTGGGTAGCAAAAAATGGATTCCCTTGAGTTTTCTGATAGATTAATCCAGAAAGATTCTCTGCTAAATCTTCTGGACATTTGAGGGTGTCAGCCACTAATTTATTGACTTCTACCTTACTTAACGGTGCTAAAGTAATCGTATTAATTGTCGCTCGTGCCTTTTGAATATCGCTCAAAGTCAACATTAATGGATGTCCTGGGTAGACTTCGTTATCGCGGTAGGCACCAATGATGAAAAGATAACCCGTATCAGCCATTAATAGCTGCATTAAATTCAGAGAAGCTAAATCTGCCCATTGCAAATCATCTAAAAATATCACCAAGGGATGTTCTTTAGTTGTAAAAACTTGGGTGAATTTTTGAAATAATAAGTTAAAGCGATTTTGCGCCGCCGTTCCTGATAATTCTACGGCTGGCGGTTGTTGGCCAATAATGTTTTCTAATTCGGGAATTACTTCAATAATTACTTGCCCGTTTTCACCAACCGCCTCTAATATTTTATGCTTCCATTGTGCTATTTGGACATCGCTTTCGCTCAA from Aerosakkonema funiforme FACHB-1375 includes the following:
- a CDS encoding ATP-binding protein gives rise to the protein MREKLPAQLLPEFFSIALILCDALNLLYRERVIHKDIKPSNILINPHTKEVKLIDFSIASLLPRETQTLVNPNVLEGTLAYISPEQTGRMNRGIDYRTDFYSLGVTFYEILTGELPFQANEPMELVHCHIAKPPKLVHEINPEIPAVLSEIVSKLMAKNAEDRYQSALGLKWDLEQCWQQLKTKGKIETFPIAQRDLCDRFLIPDKLYGRDAEVQTLLEAFERVSQGVTEMMLVAGFSGIGKTVVVNEVHKPIVRQRGYFIKGKYDQFQRNIPFSAFVQAFRDLMGQLLSESDVQIAQWKHKILEAVGENGQVIIEVIPELENIIGQQPPAVELSGTAAQNRFNLLFQKFTQVFTTKEHPLVIFLDDLQWADLASLNLMQLLMADTGYLFIIGAYRDNEVYPGHPLMLTLSDIQKARATINTITLAPLSKVEVNKLVADTLKCPEDLAENLSGLIYQKTQGNPFFATQFLKALHQDGLIKFDFELGCWQCDISEVTMQSVTDDVVTFMSLQLRKLPPSTQEVIKLAACIGNSFDLATLAIVSEQSEIETAACLWKALQEGLIVPIGNVYKFYVGQKTFVKLSENLQIVGYKFIHDRVQQAAYSLISDEQKTSTHLNIGELLLRNYSEIEKQEKLFDIVGHLNLGKCLISQPSDRQKLAQLNLQAGVKARNSTAYPAARTYLQIGINLLESNCWQEQYELTLNLYLTSTEVSYLNGDFQGMEQQAALVLQQAQTVLDRVKIYEIQIAAKTLQSHVLEAIAVGRTALCQLGVELPEEANETEIGKALQTLSTQLENIPVETLVDLPVTNDGITQAAMHIMGILFSPVIQGMPGLLPLLSSQMVSLSLQSGNTVSSTIGYALHGLVMSAFLADPATGYAFGKVALNLLEKFNTPEIKPIVMFLFGNFIQPHKEPLNNSIQTLKIAFDAGIETGDFMHAGFSLATHSNSRFFSGGELSDFVKDMAIYSVALAQVKQYSAQAYINLGQQTAENFIEIVSQPHCLTGNFYNETVMLPQHQQDRDGTAIAEAYIYKLLLAYYFGDYRDAINYVAQAQSHIVAVSGSFFVPIFYFYAALTHLTYLPSQSEQEQSEILTIAQTHQTTLAQFAYQAPMNHQHKVDLIEAEKQQVWGQNYAAADYYDRAISGAKANGYIQEEALANELAAKFYLAWGKEKVAAGYMQEAYYGYARWGAKAKVADLEQRYPQLLAPILQQTRLTISTHETISALGNVTYTSSATSSSSASVALDLATILKASQTISSEIELEKLLSSLLEIVIENAGADKCVLMLWQDSHLLIKGSITQGTNPVVLQSIPVEDSQEIPHKLIYKVKHNKQTAVLVDATAEPILANDSYIIRQQPKSVLCSPILHQGKLLGILYLENNLATGVFTSDRVEILNLLCAQAAISLENARLYQRSQEYAQQLERSLNELKIAQTRFHHLVDNVPGVVYQFLMATDGSVSMP